ATCCATAATTTCAATAAGTTAGACTTCCCAAAAGAGGCAAAAATGCCATTTTCGCCACAAAAAGTGGCGAACTTGGGCTAGAAGGTCCAAAATTTTTTCTATGCAGGGTTGTCCTGGGAATAGGCTTACAGAGGCGTGGAATTGTAGGGGCGACGCATGCGTCGCCCCTACATGCACCCGAAAGGGTAAGCATGGAGAACCGGAGCGAGAAGTCAGCAGAGGCCATAGTAGCTGCCTGCTCAACTTCTCGAACCGCCCGGTGCCGACCCGCATGCCGGGTGGTGTGGGAGGGGATCGGTCAAACTGACCGCCCCTATCCCAATATGTGGTGAATCATATATTGAGGTTGTTTTTTAGTTACCTGAGTCTGGGAAAGTCCCCCAAGCTGAGTCTCGCCCCTGCCTTTTCCATGTTTCGACACCCCATAAGGGAAGTTTTAGAACACCTCCCCAAGATCATTGACTTTACTCAGGTTCTGTTGTTTATTCAAAGAAAAGGATCGGGGTAGTTATATTGCCAATCTCTAAAAAAATAGGGGCTCTAATTTGTATGTATAAACGGGCAATGGGTAAGTAAAAATTAAACACCTAAAAAGAAGGGGATGTCCTATGATTATTGAAATGAATCATCAACATCCCGAACCTCGTAAAGTCAAGCAAGTTGTTGAAGTTCTTGCCAATGGCGGTTTAATCGCTTATCCGACGGACACCTTCTACGGTATAGGGTGTGACCTGTTTAACAAGGAGGCTATTGAAAAAGTATATGATTTAAGAGGAAAAACTCACGATAGGCCTCTCAGCATTGTGTGTAGTGACCTTAAAAACATAAGCGAGTATGCTCAGGTAACTAACTATGCCTACAAAGTTATGAAGCGTTGCCTTCCCGGTCCATACACTTTCATACTGGAAGCATCAAGATTGGTTCCAAAAATAATGCTCTCCAAAAGAAAAACTATTGGTATTAGAGTGCCCAACTGTCCTATAGCGCTGGCCATCGTTGCCGAGCTTGGTCATCCTATTATCAACACAACCGCTGTAGATCGAGAAACGGGTGAAACATTGATAACTCCCCATGAAATTAAAGAAAAACTGGGAAACATGGTAGATCTTATAATAGACGGAGGGCCCGTGCCGGGGAAACCCTCTAGCGTTATTTCTCTGATAAATGACCAACCAGAAATTTTACGGATAGGAAGCGGAGATGTTAGTTTCTTTTAGAAAATATCCCTTCGCAAAGCGATAACTACATACAGTTTGTGTGCAGGGACGGGATAATTTATCCGTCCCCACCTTTTATAAATAGAATAGCGGTCAAGCTCTGTAAACTTCTATGTCTTTAATAATCATCAAACACTGCTCTCTATTAACATCCCACTCGAGTTGATAAACAACATTGCAGCGATCACCTGGTCTGATCTGAGACAATAAAGATCCTCCTCGCCACATAATGCCTTGAAATTTGCATCCAAAAAATAGCTTCAAATGTCTTTGTCCATTACCAAAGACCTTTACATCACAAAGTTTAAGATTGCGGGAAAGAAATATAGGAACAGGATTACCCTGCCCATAAGGTTCAAGGCGTTCCAGAACTTCAAGCAGTTCTTTTGAAATCAGTCGGGTGGGCAGTTCACAGTCAATCATAAGACGTCTGGTAAAACATTGTTCTGGCCATTTAGCCAGAACCTGTTCAAAGCGAGCAGCAAAATCTCCAAATCTAGAATATTCCACGGAGAGACCCGCTGCTGCTTCATGTCCACCCCATCTTAAAAGATAATCTTCACACTCGGAAAGAACTTCACAAATATCAACTCCAGGAATACTTCTTGCCGACGCCTTGACAATCCCATCATCCCCAACCGAACCGATAATCACAGGACCATAATGATGTTCTTGAACCACCCTGGATGCGACAATACCCACCACTCCAGGGTGCCAGCCTTTATCAGCCAGAACAACGCTACGACGCCGGATGCCCCTTGATTCTATATCCAGAAGATATTCCAGCACCCTACGAAACACTCTCGATTCTTCCATCTGCCGCTGAGCGTTTAAGCGATTAAGCTCCAATCCAAGATCCATAAGGGTATGATCGTCAATAGCGGTCAAAAATTTAAAAGCAACTTTAGGATCGGCAATTCTTCCAGGAGCATTTACTCTAGGTGCCAGATAAAATCCAACATGACCAGCCGAAAGCTTTCTATTTCTAAGTCCGACGAGATCTTTAAGCACTTTTAGAGGGGTAAACTTGCCTTCATTTAACTTTACTAATCCCCATTTGGCTATAATGCGGTTTGCTCCCGTAAGAGGCATCACGTCCGCTATTGTTCCCAGGGCTGCAAGAGCTTGATAGCGAGCATCGAGCCTGGGCCTTGTAAAACTTTCGGGAAGAAATGATCTCAGTTTGGCTAGAAAAAGGAGGGTCAAACCGGAACTGCAAAAGTCCTTAAAACAAGAAGGACATTGGGGATGCTTGGGATTTATAAGCAGAGTGGCAGGCGCAAGACGACTCAAGTCATCAATCTTATGATGATCGATAACAATAACGTCAGCTTTTTTTTCTCTAGCAACCTGTATGGTTTCTTTGTCATGAGTCCCACAGTCGGTAACTATAAAAATGCGTGCATCCGGATTCTCTTCAACTGCTCGCTTGGGAAAACCGTATCCCTCCGATCTATGAGGTATATCCACAGAAAAATTTGAATATCCGATATCCTGCATAAAGAAAGTCCACTGAGCCAACGAGGTAATACCATCACAGTCATAATCTCCTACAATCACTACCTTGTTATTCCTAGAAAGGTGGTTAGCTACCAAC
The sequence above is drawn from the Thermodesulforhabdaceae bacterium genome and encodes:
- a CDS encoding L-threonylcarbamoyladenylate synthase — encoded protein: MIIEMNHQHPEPRKVKQVVEVLANGGLIAYPTDTFYGIGCDLFNKEAIEKVYDLRGKTHDRPLSIVCSDLKNISEYAQVTNYAYKVMKRCLPGPYTFILEASRLVPKIMLSKRKTIGIRVPNCPIALAIVAELGHPIINTTAVDRETGETLITPHEIKEKLGNMVDLIIDGGPVPGKPSSVISLINDQPEILRIGSGDVSFF
- a CDS encoding DHHA1 domain-containing protein, which gives rise to MTQFEWVMRQRDDDEKSGSSGKEYPVPSSCEEVLEILANQRGIDPDLLEDSSLTKLEPYLSMRNFEEGARLVANHLSRNNKVVIVGDYDCDGITSLAQWTFFMQDIGYSNFSVDIPHRSEGYGFPKRAVEENPDARIFIVTDCGTHDKETIQVAREKKADVIVIDHHKIDDLSRLAPATLLINPKHPQCPSCFKDFCSSGLTLLFLAKLRSFLPESFTRPRLDARYQALAALGTIADVMPLTGANRIIAKWGLVKLNEGKFTPLKVLKDLVGLRNRKLSAGHVGFYLAPRVNAPGRIADPKVAFKFLTAIDDHTLMDLGLELNRLNAQRQMEESRVFRRVLEYLLDIESRGIRRRSVVLADKGWHPGVVGIVASRVVQEHHYGPVIIGSVGDDGIVKASARSIPGVDICEVLSECEDYLLRWGGHEAAAGLSVEYSRFGDFAARFEQVLAKWPEQCFTRRLMIDCELPTRLISKELLEVLERLEPYGQGNPVPIFLSRNLKLCDVKVFGNGQRHLKLFFGCKFQGIMWRGGSLLSQIRPGDRCNVVYQLEWDVNREQCLMIIKDIEVYRA